The genomic region aatcactgccaccacaagattttcatccaaaattggatgaaaacttttaatggcattttttttaatcatatatatttattcttatatcctttcttaaataattactttacgccagttgataggcataatatgttttataaaaaaataacaattaaaaaaaacattcggaaatgttcggtcttttttcaaattgaaagtaggatttacaaattacaatatcaacatggatgtgttgttagctattcagacatgtatcgaACGTTTTGAACCAGGATTGCAagcaaaaccaaaacaaatcgAATGTTGGCGGCATGTTCTTGCAGAGGAAGACAAAACATGttgctggaatttcttttaaaggtgtccattttgtaaattgcaatcacgtgccgttttatctatcatcacgtgatatttgtgaaggcagttattactgtactgcaagggaagtaacactgcgcggagtttgttaccaaataagtcacgtgggttctccaccgtgataGTGGTATGTAACCCTTTTGCTGAACTCATGTTTATTACTTCATTTCAAGATGGCTGCGCCCATCCGAGTAAGTTTGTAAActatttgtttagaaaattaatgaaaaagatgttgttattgatatattgtttgaatataaaaactatttttaaataattacataatgcCAACATGTGATGAACATGCATACTAATCTTCAAATTTATATCATTGATGAATTGTCATATAATTTCGTGGCAACTGTTCAAGGTCGCATGTTTTGATAGTCTTAGGTGTACCCTTTCTTTCTAGCAGTTATTAGTGTTGACACATATTCCCCTGGCTAGTCATGGTTTCCAttacaatgttataaaaaactttttatgcTTTGATTAAAGGCAGGATAGACTCTTTGAAAACTTATAAATTTGAGTATAAAATAGAAGGGGCTTTGGctctagtcattctaaaatgccatccaggcttcttttttaaatgatgttaagCCTGGTCCAggctaaacataattaaaaaagaagcctggatggcattttagaatgactaactTTTGCTCTTGAATGCtctaaaaacaattacaatgtaATTGTAAAATTGAGCCCCATTGGCTAGAATTTTACTGCTTTGCAGACAACGCTCTTTAACAAATGTTAGGTTCCATAGAAACTAAGTGATGAATAGTGCTCTGCCTATTCAACCTGTCCCAGTATTATACATTACCTAAAGTCAAAGAAAATGTCAAGTTTCAATTCCTAGCTTAAACTACTTAAAAACTTCAAGGTTTAGATTGcattaacagttttgaaaacctCTCATATCGGAATGTAAGGTATTgaccatacatgccatatctcccggcggggggaaaaatcccccggaatttcgatccatcccccggtctcccggcgggagataaaaatctccaggaattaaaaaaaataaaataataaataattttttttttagaaattttacatcaggcaataatgacaaagtgaaaccacagtatgtaagtggaactgaatgtaaagaaacaactccacaagggtgaaatgccaaaaggaaacttttacaacaagtgatcaattattattctcttattgtctgaaagtcatcaaagctgatagaattaagcacaattttttaaaagactttggaggaaggtaaatttaatttaattgtctcgaaaacatatttttccaatgacatattttgttctgcaagtgcattacagtatgacatgacagtgtatcataagaatatgataaaaacataatgacataaaataattctgtataatgaaaaagttaaaaggttttcaaagcaaactatatatgtgaatacattttttcgtacttgcgtctaaaaatactttaaaatttcgccaacttagacctgctaaaaaaatacccctgaatacaaccaaaatccccctgaattttcagccttttgaacaaatccccctgaatggtctccagaaaatatggcatgtatggtaTTGACTATTGATTGGTTGAAATGTGTGCATTTTGCTGAACatcccaatttttttttctgaggATTCATTCAAGTTACCTGTGCATCTGCAAAATGTATTGTGCAAACTAATTGGAAAACAATGCTTTGATCTCTTTGGTCTCTCTGAATTTTTCTCTGGACCAATGGTTATAATATAATCAGTTGTACAAGTCCAAGGGATATGTTGAATCAAATTTAGGCTAACAGAACCTTTAAATGGTAAGACCAAGGGTCTATATTTTTACCTGTTATCAGGTTGTTTTTTCAATCTAATAATTTTTCACTTATTTTTATTGgattaatgtttgtttctatTGTAATGCAGGCCATCAAGTCTGGTAACCGACTTCTGCAGCTGTATGGAGTCCAGTGTTCTACTGTAATCTCACGTTGCAAGTCCAACAAAAGAGACGATGGACCACCACCCTGGGCTGCCGTGCAAACACCCACTGGACACTCTCATACCTGCATGTTCTACGCCAAGCTGTCTGACAGAGATAGATGGGTAGGCATCAtggaaaatgaatttcatttgaataaaaaacatattgcagTAGAATATTCTGTGCCCAATTATAAAAGTTCATcttaataaatgtatgtagCCTGTAACATAATTGATGTAGTACACCAAATTAATACGAAAAGAATATTAAACCACTAAATTTTGTTTGCAGTTAAAAACTTGAACTtagattttttcttaaaaaggtaGTTTTGAATCAGAAGTAGTGCATATTGTCATGTACAATATCATATTCTCAGTCTTATGTAAAGAAATTCACTAATTCAGCAAAGGCGACGAGAGTTTGTGAACAAGCCATGGATGGACATCATGGAGAACTACGGcaagagaaaaaaacaagaggAAGCTTCTGGGAAACCACAACAAGAGCCACCAAAACTGCTTATGGTGACACAAGTGCGGAGTGTCAAGGGGCGGCCTTTCTGGGAGAGGGACTGGCTTACACAACTTGGAATTAAAGAGGTGAGTGTTTCAAGATCTGAAGTATTGTTTTACTGTTTCATAACTTGATACTGCTTTTGAATTACATGTTTATACTAAAATATGAAGCAATATTCACACTTTTTTTATAGCAGATTAGTGTCTGAGTTGTTGGCAGCAGTAATAACATCTTGAatcaatttatgaaaaacaataattaaataatgaaaatacttgTTTGCTTAGCTTGTAGTTGTGTACCAAGTATTACTCTGGCTTAAAAATTGCCTTACTTAAGTAATGGAGTTCCCAATTGAGAAAAAGTATGAACAAGCAATGTCCcattaattttgattaatacTATGGATTAGTTTTGTCCCGCTTGACAAAAGCTATGGACAGGgtgctttaattttttttaccgTATTGCATGATTTGGGGCTTTCAGACTTAAtttgcttttattgttttattgggTGTTATAGTAAAACAATTTTAggaagttatttaaaatgtcatgatGATATATCTAAAAGTGTGTATGAAACATGTTTACAAGTAAGAccatgttttgtgcattttagATAATAAATTTGGTGCCACACACATGatgtatgtacattattgaaATGACACCATCATATGTatcatttacttattaatttccAACTTAAAACTAATAATTTTAGTTCTTCTCCGAACACTGAATCTTTAtggaacataaataaagaaaagtttgttaatgtatttgtgtatttttaaacacTGTGGCCATCTAAACAGACACTATAAATGCAGTTAAAATAAGTTCCGAAGAAATATGTGCTTGCTgtggaaacatgagtaaaaaTATTGGCATAAattgtcaagtaaatgatacaacaataaaaatgtttagaaGAAATTAAAGCAGATTGAAAACctcatgttttttgcattttatattaatgattatttcatttattatattatccATGTTTGAAGGCCCAAAATTGCGTGATGTGGCTCATATTATGgtatcataaaatgtataatgtaaagAAAATAGTTTTGTGAAGGAGATAATATTCGTTCTGGTAAATATTTCAGAAAGGAAAGCCTTACATACTCAAGAACAAGGAAGGCAgtaacaatttattaaagaagGTGAGTCATCTTGTTGAAATATTCCCAGTTACCTTTCCCTATGGACCTCCTACATCGGAAGACGATCTGGATCACTGTGTGTTATGTGACAATGGAGAATTTATCATCAAAAAGAGACTTAGCTCACAGGAACAAATAGAAACCAGCATGCCAACAACGGAACAGTTGCCAGACGGTAAATTTGAGATATCGCAAGAATTGTTGGATAAAACTTTGGAGTATAAGAAACAGAACTATCAGATTCACCAGGAGTACTACCAGACAAAGTATATATACACCAAGAATCAGGATAAAAAGGAGTATCGTTACAATGGTGACCAAAGTATTGGATTTGATAAAATATGGCATTAGGTCTAGTACCAGCTTAACAGATGTTCAAAGGTCACATGTGTGGCAGTATTTCTGGATCAGATACAGATATGACAACAGTATTACAATTTTAGTCGAAAATTTTGCCTAACATAAATTCAAagacatttgtatttttgtttccttctgtgaaaacaaatatcaattgtactcttataatattaatttaaaaaaagtgtgtattgTTTAGCTAATTGTAATATGTTAATATCACCGTTAGTCAGAACGGCATTAAAAGGcttattttgtttctgtttttctgctattttgcatgaaataaaatattaaaaggaGTCATTTTGTAATGAATACCCTACTTATATCACAAACATAGTTTTGGTAATTGTGTTGGATCCTTATACGTGTATTGTATACCTTTTGTAGTACCTTTTGCCATATTCTACCTTAGGAAAACATTTTGGTAATTCTGCTCTTTATACTTATTGTACACCTTGTGTCAACAAATTTACACAACTGTCTTCTACTTTTTATGCCTGGTATGTCTGTCATAAAAAACGAAGTTTTGAATACTTAATAGCCGGTCTTGTTAACTTTTCTTTGCCCTAGTCATGGTGTTAGAATTCGAAAGTATTGATCATCGAGACTGAATTCAAGGTCAAAATGTGCAGGTCTAAAACTACATGGTAACAAAGTGTTCTGAGGGGATATAATGGATGGACATGCGGGCAGCATAATTTGTGTCCAGTCTGAAACTTGGCCATGCATaagcatattttaaaacaacttggcATAAACATTCATCATGTCCAAGACCCATGgctgtaggtcaaaggtcacactTAATGATCATGGGTCAAAATTCCTTGCAATTTTgcttgtccaggctgtaacttgtCCATG from Mya arenaria isolate MELC-2E11 chromosome 3, ASM2691426v1 harbors:
- the LOC128228543 gene encoding uncharacterized protein LOC128228543 yields the protein MAAPIRAIKSGNRLLQLYGVQCSTVISRCKSNKRDDGPPPWAAVQTPTGHSHTCMFYAKLSDRDRWQRRREFVNKPWMDIMENYGKRKKQEEASGKPQQEPPKLLMVTQVRSVKGRPFWERDWLTQLGIKEKGKPYILKNKEGSNNLLKKVSHLVEIFPVTFPYGPPTSEDDLDHCVLCDNGEFIIKKRLSSQEQIETSMPTTEQLPDGKFEISQELLDKTLEYKKQNYQIHQEYYQTKYIYTKNQDKKEYRYNGDQSIGFDKIWH